AGTGCTTTAGTAACAAGAGCTCCAAATCCACCTTCTTATGATACATCAATGACAGAAATACCGGAGGAAAACATTCCTCTTCTCATTCACAATCGCATTCGCATGCCACTTCTAATAATGTATCTGATCCAAATAACCCACATATTGGTCCCCAAAGATTATTACATTCATTACCTGAAGAAACGCACTATATCATTGGAAGAATGATTGATTTAGCACCAGCATGTAGGGCCAATATCGATGAAATTATGGATGATGATTGGATCCAAAGTATAGAAATGTGTCACATGgttgaagaggaagaagaaggagaaggagaagaagatggactaaaatataaaatcaTTCATGGTTCAGATCACGCTCATACTCAAGTAGATCAAAGTGAAGCTCATATTGCCGgattagaaaagaagaaagctAAACAAAATAACCAATCTGCCACTACGAAGAATGCAGCTGTTGCTAACAAGCATATATCATAAAAAAATGTGgtaaatgataaaaaaagtcatatatttaaagaacGGGTCACAAATAGTACTAAGGCGTTGTTGTATATTGCAACTCAATAtaatgtaatataatataatataatatatatgcattgtaattaatattaatatattaagtTATTCAAATActaatttcctttttaattcttcaaaggCTACTTCCCATTTCGTTCTTTGTCTAATTTCACTAAAGAAAtcttgtattattttcGAAGTTTCAGAAAAACAGGCGCTATAACATTCACGCGAAAGAGCAAATACATTCGATAGATACCAATTGTAATTGATAAAGTTAACTTAAATGGTTAAAATGCAATACCAAGGTTAGATTAAAACCAACCActcaatttcttttccaattcaCGTTTACAAGACAACATTTTGAGATTATGTCAAGTCCCGCCAAAAATGTATTAGTTAAATTAATAGTGGGGGCAGGTCAAGCAGCTCCATCACCCCCGGTTGGACCAGCTTTAGGTTCCAAAGGTATCAAAGCCATGGATTTTTGTAAAGAATTTAATGCAAGATCAGCGAATTATAAACCTGGTGTACCGATTCCTGTGTTAATTACTATAAAACCTGATAGatctttccaatttgaAATGAAATCTCCACCTACTGGCTATCTCTTGTTAAAAGCTATTGGGAAGGAGAAGGGTCATGGACAACCTGATATTAGAAATAAGGATAGGATTATTGGTGAATTATCGTTGAAACATATTTATGAAATTGCAAAGATAAAACAGACTGATGAAAGACACGCTTTATTGGAGACTAAGGGGATAGTAACGTCTATAATCGGTGTGGCAAAAAGTATGGGAATTAAAGTTATCCCTTGAAATGAGATGAAGATACGTTTGGAcgttaaaaaaaaaattaaactTAACATTCTGTGGCCTgta
Above is a genomic segment from Naumovozyma dairenensis CBS 421 chromosome 6, complete genome containing:
- the MRPL19 gene encoding mitochondrial 54S ribosomal protein uL11m (similar to Saccharomyces cerevisiae MRPL19 (YNL185C); ancestral locus Anc_2.70) gives rise to the protein MSSPAKNVLVKLIVGAGQAAPSPPVGPALGSKGIKAMDFCKEFNARSANYKPGVPIPVLITIKPDRSFQFEMKSPPTGYLLLKAIGKEKGHGQPDIRNKDRIIGELSLKHIYEIAKIKQTDERHALLETKGIVTSIIGVAKSMGIKVIP